One region of Peromyscus eremicus chromosome 4, PerEre_H2_v1, whole genome shotgun sequence genomic DNA includes:
- the LOC131908283 gene encoding olfactory receptor 1165-like — MTMMFDNRNQTFLTTFFLLGFSEDTMLEVPLFFLFLTIYVIALMGNLGIIVVRKINPKLHTPMYFFLSHLSFLDICYSSVFTPKLLEILVVEHRTISLKGCMAQFFFGCACVITEMFMLAVMAYDRFVAVCNPLLYTVAMSHKLCAFLVAGSYMWGGLCAVMLTYTLTELSYCGPGIINHFGCEYSAILSLSCSDPTFSQLVCLVISIFNETSSLLIILASYVFIVVTIIKMPSKGGLRKAFSTCASHLTAISIFHGVVLLLYCIPNSQNSWLLVKVATVLFTVVIPMLNPLIYSLRNKDVKETVRRLISSKLHSHSI, encoded by the coding sequence ATGACCATGATGTTTGATAACAGAAACCAGACCTTTCTCACCACATTCTTCCTGCTCGGTTTCTCAGAAGACACAATGTTGGAGGTTCCCCTCTTTTTCCTGTTCTTGACAATCTATGTTATTGCTTTAATGGGGAACTTGGGCATAATTGTGGTCAGAAAGATCAACCCCAAACTTcacacacccatgtacttttTTCTCAGCCATCtttcatttctggatatttgttATTCAAGTGTGTTTACACCAAAATTACTGGAGATCTTGGTTGTGGAACACAGAACTATCTCTTTAAAAGGTTGCATGGCTCAGTTTTTCTTTGGCTGTGCATGTGTGATTACAGAGATGTTCATGTTGGCAGTGATGGCCTATGACAGGTTTGTGGCTGTTTGCAACCCCCTGCTCTACACTGTGGCTATGTCTCATAAACTCTGTGCATTCTTAGTAGCTGGAAGCTATATGTGGGGTGGTCTGTGTGCTGTGATGCTCACATACACTCTCACAGAGCTGTCTTACTGTGGACCTGGCATCATCAATCACTTTGGCTGTGAGTACTCTGCCATCCTCTCTTTATCCTGTTCTGACCCCACCTTTAGCCAATTGGTATGTTTAGTCATTTCTATATTCAATGAGACCTCTAGCCTCCTCATCATCCTGGCCTCCTATGTCTTCATAGTCGTCACAATCATCAAGATGCCTTCTAAGGGTGGACTCCGAAAAGCCTTCTCAACCTGTGCCTCCCACCTGACTGCCATCAGCATCTTCCATGGGGTTgtccttcttctctactgtattccCAATTCCCAAAACTCCTGGCTGTTGGTCAAAGTAGCTACTGTGCTTTTCACAGTGGTTATACCCATGTTGAATCCTCTCATCTACAGCCTTAGGAACAAGGATGTGAAGGAGACAGTCAGGAGGCTCATCAGCTCCAAACTACACTCTCATTCAATATAG